In the genome of Dickeya fangzhongdai, one region contains:
- a CDS encoding ABC transporter permease encodes MADISPASPKLTSGFFARLPRIHPLLAVCVLVIVFTVGVAVFADALAPYGFAQIDLRARKMPPLHVVAGSTHWLGTDEMGRDILSRIFFALRMSMLISLGASIISMIIGTALGLIASFRRGFADAIIRVAVDFQASMPFIIIALTVLAFLGNSLTLFICLLGLFGWERFARLTRTMAGLELAKPYIAALHRNGAGSFRIAMVHVLPNILAVVLVTFTVVMPEILILESSLSFLGLGVQPPQVSLGSLVGAGRDYIMTEWWIAIAPGVVIFVLSLTISLIGDQLRDIFDPTLK; translated from the coding sequence ATGGCCGATATCTCCCCTGCGTCGCCAAAGCTGACTTCCGGCTTCTTCGCCAGACTCCCGCGCATTCATCCGCTGTTGGCGGTATGCGTGCTGGTCATCGTGTTTACCGTCGGTGTTGCGGTATTCGCCGACGCGCTGGCGCCATACGGCTTTGCGCAGATCGACCTGAGGGCACGCAAAATGCCGCCACTCCACGTCGTGGCCGGTTCCACGCACTGGCTCGGCACCGACGAGATGGGGCGCGACATTCTAAGTCGCATTTTCTTTGCGCTGCGTATGAGCATGTTGATATCGCTCGGTGCGTCGATCATCAGCATGATTATCGGTACGGCGCTGGGCCTCATCGCGAGTTTCCGGCGCGGTTTTGCCGACGCCATCATCCGGGTGGCGGTCGATTTTCAGGCGTCGATGCCGTTTATCATCATCGCCCTCACGGTGCTGGCGTTTCTCGGCAACAGCCTCACGCTGTTCATCTGCCTGCTCGGTTTGTTTGGCTGGGAACGGTTTGCACGTCTGACGCGGACCATGGCCGGGCTTGAACTGGCAAAGCCCTATATCGCCGCGTTGCATCGCAACGGCGCAGGCAGTTTTCGTATCGCGATGGTTCACGTACTTCCCAATATCCTTGCCGTCGTGCTGGTGACATTCACGGTGGTGATGCCTGAAATCCTCATTCTGGAGTCGTCGCTGAGTTTCCTTGGCCTCGGCGTACAGCCGCCACAGGTCAGTCTGGGGTCGTTGGTCGGCGCCGGCCGCGACTACATCATGACCGAGTGGTGGATCGCTATCGCGCCAGGCGTGGTCATCTTCGTCCTGTCGCTAACCATCAGTCTTATCGGCGACCAGCTACGCGACATCTTCGACCCGACGCTGAAGTGA
- a CDS encoding ABC transporter ATP-binding protein gives MSLNAPGGTTVLEARDLNFTYPAGFSLLPGKRAGHHAVRGVSLALGQGETLGLVGESGCGKSTLAALLCGDRQPDSGTLELFDAPFAGYLRPNRRRLARVLQVVAQDTLGAFDPRHPIGRQIEEVLLIHAIGSKSERRDRAKEALGAVALPGAMLDRYPHQMSGGQRQRAAIARALVTEPNILLCDEPVSALDVSVQAQVLNLLLDLQQKRGLSILFISHDVRVVRHVSHRVVVMQAGRVVESGPTSTVFAAPSDPYTAKLLAAVPKGKRRATSADTACSRSILAEARAC, from the coding sequence ATGAGTTTGAACGCGCCAGGCGGGACGACAGTCCTTGAAGCCCGCGATCTGAATTTCACTTACCCCGCTGGATTTTCTCTTCTGCCGGGCAAGCGGGCGGGTCACCATGCCGTCCGCGGCGTTTCCCTCGCGCTTGGTCAGGGTGAAACGCTCGGTCTGGTCGGCGAGTCTGGATGCGGGAAATCGACCCTCGCCGCTCTGCTGTGCGGCGACCGCCAGCCGGATAGCGGCACGCTGGAACTCTTCGACGCGCCCTTCGCGGGCTATCTCAGGCCGAATCGCCGGCGTCTGGCCCGCGTTCTTCAGGTCGTCGCACAGGATACGCTCGGCGCTTTCGACCCGCGTCATCCCATCGGTCGGCAGATTGAAGAGGTGCTGCTGATTCATGCTATCGGCAGCAAGAGCGAGCGGCGCGATAGGGCTAAAGAAGCGCTCGGCGCCGTTGCGCTGCCGGGCGCCATGCTGGATCGCTATCCGCATCAGATGTCGGGAGGGCAGCGGCAGCGCGCCGCCATCGCCCGGGCGCTGGTGACCGAACCCAACATCCTGCTGTGCGATGAACCCGTTTCGGCGCTGGATGTGTCGGTGCAGGCTCAGGTGCTCAATCTCCTGCTCGACCTTCAGCAGAAGCGCGGTCTGTCAATCCTGTTCATCAGCCACGATGTGCGCGTGGTGCGCCATGTGTCGCATCGGGTCGTGGTGATGCAGGCCGGTCGCGTGGTGGAAAGCGGGCCGACGTCAACCGTCTTTGCCGCACCGTCCGACCCTTATACCGCGAAGCTGCTTGCCGCCGTGCCGAAAGGCAAGCGTCGGGCAACGTCTGCGGATACGGCGTGCAGCCGCTCAATACTGGCGGAGGCGAGAGCATGCTGA
- a CDS encoding helix-turn-helix transcriptional regulator — MFRPNAFMLSIRGYGALEAPHRHDHSQLVLPLSGSLCIDISGQSAQLDRRLAAYVDRHSPHAQESRGTNQFLIVDVEPGHLDPHVAEYLASCRFMRLAPEANHLIDYMGGMLTKGRVPESRVQLWAPLLLDALTGEGAQPRSRLAGLMAAIESDPFLDWTTEFMAQQAGMSVSRLHAVFRSERDTTPHAWLARVRLGRVQHWLATTNLPIAEIAYRGRYADQSALTRAMRKATGLTPSAFRQQLQESGPKARES, encoded by the coding sequence ATGTTTAGACCTAATGCCTTCATGCTGTCCATTCGCGGCTACGGCGCGCTGGAGGCGCCTCATCGTCACGACCACTCACAACTGGTTTTACCGCTGTCAGGTTCGCTCTGTATCGACATATCCGGTCAGAGCGCTCAGTTGGATCGCCGTCTGGCCGCCTATGTCGACAGGCATTCTCCCCATGCTCAGGAAAGCCGCGGGACCAACCAATTTCTGATCGTGGATGTCGAGCCCGGCCATCTGGATCCCCATGTGGCGGAATATCTGGCGTCGTGCCGGTTTATGCGCCTTGCGCCGGAAGCCAATCATCTGATCGATTATATGGGCGGGATGCTGACCAAAGGTCGGGTGCCTGAATCGCGGGTTCAACTGTGGGCGCCGCTGCTGTTGGATGCGCTGACCGGCGAGGGGGCGCAGCCGCGTTCACGGCTGGCAGGACTGATGGCGGCTATCGAAAGCGACCCGTTTCTGGACTGGACCACCGAGTTCATGGCGCAGCAGGCGGGGATGAGTGTCAGTCGGCTGCACGCCGTTTTCCGCAGCGAGCGGGATACCACGCCGCACGCCTGGCTGGCGCGCGTTCGGCTGGGCCGGGTGCAGCATTGGCTGGCGACGACGAATCTGCCCATCGCCGAGATTGCCTACCGGGGCCGCTACGCCGACCAAAGCGCCTTGACCCGGGCCATGCGTAAGGCGACGGGGCTGACGCCCTCCGCGTTTCGACAGCAGTTGCAGGAGTCTGGGCCCAAAGCACGCGAGTCTTAA
- a CDS encoding helix-turn-helix domain-containing protein → MNQYEAFEVLQRQYKTRLQETVTLANEVQLAIWQNSHDRVTLENTHHHIFSMYVQDGYESYHKRPDGWFNGGAPGRFCLMPKESQSTWDIRGSLRFAHFYCTDQHLRQLAEQTWDRSPASIRLDERIFIADPALEALYRHFLLTGNWRDPASQMMLSSASTMVMLHMLRQYSQLQWQAPNSRGGLAPAVLRRVKARIDAGLGEALTLAELAAEADLSEFHFSRMFRQSEGVAPHQYVMKRRLAQAEQWLRHSSRSITDIALACGFSSASHFSQRFRAEYGITPSALRQQCSG, encoded by the coding sequence ATGAACCAATACGAGGCTTTCGAGGTGCTCCAGCGCCAATACAAAACCCGGTTGCAGGAAACGGTCACGCTTGCCAACGAGGTGCAACTGGCGATCTGGCAGAACAGCCACGATCGGGTCACGCTGGAAAACACCCATCACCACATCTTCAGCATGTACGTGCAGGACGGCTACGAAAGCTACCACAAGCGTCCGGATGGTTGGTTCAACGGCGGCGCGCCGGGGCGTTTTTGTCTGATGCCGAAAGAGAGCCAGTCCACCTGGGATATTCGCGGCAGCCTGCGTTTCGCCCACTTTTACTGTACCGATCAGCACTTGCGCCAGTTGGCGGAGCAAACCTGGGACCGCAGTCCGGCGTCGATCCGTCTTGATGAGCGCATTTTTATCGCCGACCCGGCGCTGGAGGCGCTGTATCGCCATTTTCTGCTGACCGGCAACTGGCGCGATCCGGCCAGCCAGATGATGCTGAGTTCCGCGTCTACGATGGTGATGTTGCATATGCTGCGTCAGTACAGCCAGTTGCAGTGGCAGGCGCCGAACAGCCGCGGCGGGCTGGCTCCGGCGGTGTTGCGGCGGGTAAAAGCGCGGATTGACGCCGGGCTGGGGGAGGCGCTGACGCTGGCCGAACTGGCGGCGGAAGCCGATCTTAGCGAGTTTCATTTCTCCCGCATGTTCCGCCAGAGCGAAGGCGTGGCGCCGCATCAGTATGTGATGAAGCGGCGGCTGGCGCAGGCGGAACAGTGGTTGCGCCACAGCAGCCGCTCCATCACCGATATCGCGCTGGCCTGCGGGTTCAGCTCCGCCAGTCATTTCAGCCAGCGTTTTCGCGCCGAATACGGCATCACGCCCTCGGCGCTACGCCAGCAATGTTCAGGCTGA
- a CDS encoding ABC transporter substrate-binding protein, whose protein sequence is MKNVITRVALAALTLAAAQAACAKTLVYCSEGSPENFNPQLYTSGTSVDASAVPIYNRLVDFKVGTTELVPSLAESWDISPDGTQYTFHLRKGVKFHRNAQFTPSRDFNADDVIFSFQRQRDPNHPYHKVSGGTYANFESLSFRSLITAIDRVDDYRVRFTLSHAEAPFLADLAWYFASILSAEYADQMLKAGTPEKVDLEPVGTGPFQLAQYQKDSRILYQAFPDYWQGKAKLDRLVFSITPDASVRYAKLRKNECQVMPFPNPAELADMKSNKDITLMQKAGLNIGFLAFNTRKAPLDNLKVRQALTMAINKPAIIEAVFQGTGTAAKNLLPPGVWSAAADLKDYEYDPEKARALLKEAGLAEGTAIDLWAMPVQRPYNPNARRMAEMIQADWAKVGVKANIVSYEWGEYLKRVKSGEHQAALMGWTTATGDPDNFFGPLFTCTSANGGSNSSKWCYPPFDKLITDARAEQDHQKRVELYRQAQFVMHEQAPAVMIAHSTIFEPVRNAVTGYEIDPFGKHIFYQVDIRQ, encoded by the coding sequence ATGAAAAACGTAATAACGCGCGTTGCGCTGGCGGCGCTGACGCTGGCGGCCGCTCAGGCGGCGTGCGCCAAAACGCTGGTGTACTGTTCTGAAGGATCGCCGGAAAACTTTAACCCGCAGCTGTATACCTCCGGCACCAGCGTGGATGCCAGCGCGGTGCCGATCTACAACCGGCTGGTGGATTTCAAGGTCGGCACCACCGAACTGGTGCCGAGCCTGGCGGAAAGCTGGGACATCAGTCCGGATGGCACGCAATATACGTTTCATCTGCGCAAGGGGGTGAAGTTTCATCGCAACGCGCAGTTTACCCCGAGTCGTGATTTCAACGCCGATGACGTGATTTTCTCTTTTCAACGCCAGCGCGACCCTAATCACCCGTATCACAAGGTGTCCGGCGGCACCTATGCCAATTTCGAGAGCCTGTCGTTCCGCAGCCTGATTACCGCCATCGATCGGGTGGATGACTACAGGGTACGCTTTACCCTAAGCCATGCGGAAGCGCCGTTTCTGGCCGATCTGGCCTGGTATTTCGCCTCGATCCTGTCCGCTGAATACGCCGACCAGATGCTGAAGGCCGGGACGCCGGAGAAAGTGGATCTGGAGCCTGTCGGCACCGGCCCGTTCCAGCTGGCGCAGTACCAGAAAGATTCCCGCATCCTGTATCAGGCATTTCCAGACTACTGGCAGGGCAAAGCCAAACTGGACCGGCTGGTGTTCAGCATCACGCCGGACGCCTCGGTGCGTTACGCCAAGCTGCGCAAGAACGAGTGTCAGGTGATGCCGTTTCCCAATCCGGCGGAACTGGCGGACATGAAGAGCAACAAGGACATCACGCTGATGCAGAAAGCCGGGTTGAACATCGGTTTTCTGGCCTTCAACACCCGTAAAGCGCCGCTGGATAACCTCAAGGTGCGCCAGGCGCTGACGATGGCGATCAACAAACCGGCGATTATCGAGGCGGTGTTTCAGGGCACCGGCACCGCCGCCAAAAATCTGCTGCCGCCCGGCGTATGGAGCGCGGCAGCCGACCTGAAGGACTATGAGTACGATCCGGAAAAAGCCAGAGCGCTGCTGAAAGAAGCCGGGCTGGCGGAAGGGACCGCTATCGATCTGTGGGCGATGCCAGTGCAGCGGCCGTATAACCCGAATGCGCGTCGCATGGCGGAGATGATTCAGGCCGACTGGGCGAAGGTGGGGGTGAAAGCGAATATCGTCAGTTACGAGTGGGGCGAATACCTCAAACGGGTGAAGAGCGGCGAGCATCAGGCGGCGCTGATGGGCTGGACCACCGCCACCGGCGATCCGGACAATTTCTTCGGCCCGCTGTTTACCTGTACTTCCGCCAATGGCGGCTCTAATTCGTCCAAATGGTGTTACCCGCCGTTTGATAAGCTGATTACCGACGCTCGCGCCGAGCAGGATCACCAGAAACGCGTGGAATTATATCGACAGGCGCAGTTCGTGATGCATGAGCAGGCGCCGGCGGTGATGATCGCTCATTCGACTATCTTTGAACCGGTGCGCAATGCGGTGACCGGGTATGAAATCGATCCGTTCGGCAAGCACATTTTCTACCAGGTAGATATCCGGCAGTAA
- a CDS encoding DMT family transporter encodes MDGKRTLAGVACGMGAGALWGLVFLAPELVRAFSPLQIAIGRYSAYGLISLMLLAPRWSALMGRLTRREWFALGWLSLAGNTLYYILLSSAVQMAGIAITSLVIGFMPVAVTLIGSRDQGAVPLRRLLPSLLMCAAGAICIGWQALGGPASATTGEQTIGLLCALGALISWSSFAVGNSRWLARASSVSAHDWNLLMGLVTGAQSLVLIPLAIMFNTYSHSGVAWAQFAGVSVGVAVLASIVGNLFWNRMSRLLPLTLVGQMILFETLFALIYGFLWEQRLPTWLEAAAFTLVVCSVMSCVAAHRKPVHQSNETGLNALL; translated from the coding sequence GTGGATGGCAAAAGAACGTTAGCGGGCGTGGCATGCGGCATGGGAGCCGGTGCGTTGTGGGGGCTGGTTTTCCTGGCGCCGGAGCTGGTGCGCGCGTTTAGCCCGTTGCAGATCGCCATTGGCCGCTATAGCGCCTATGGCCTGATTTCGCTGATGTTGCTGGCGCCGCGCTGGTCGGCTCTGATGGGGCGGCTGACGCGCCGTGAGTGGTTTGCGCTGGGCTGGTTGTCGCTGGCGGGCAACACCCTGTATTACATTCTTCTATCCAGCGCGGTACAGATGGCGGGCATCGCCATCACCTCGCTGGTGATTGGTTTTATGCCGGTGGCGGTGACCCTCATCGGCAGCCGCGACCAAGGCGCGGTTCCGCTGCGCAGACTGTTGCCGTCGCTGCTGATGTGCGCGGCAGGCGCTATTTGCATCGGCTGGCAGGCATTGGGCGGGCCGGCGTCCGCAACCACAGGCGAGCAAACCATCGGCCTGCTGTGCGCGCTCGGCGCACTGATATCCTGGAGCAGCTTCGCCGTTGGCAACAGCCGCTGGCTGGCCCGCGCGTCATCTGTCTCGGCCCACGACTGGAACCTGCTGATGGGCCTCGTCACCGGCGCGCAGTCGCTGGTCCTGATTCCTTTAGCCATTATGTTTAACACCTACAGCCACAGCGGCGTCGCATGGGCGCAGTTCGCCGGCGTATCGGTGGGCGTAGCGGTGCTGGCTTCGATTGTCGGCAATCTATTCTGGAACCGGATGAGCCGGTTGCTGCCGCTAACGCTGGTTGGGCAGATGATTCTGTTCGAAACCCTGTTCGCGCTGATTTACGGCTTCCTGTGGGAGCAGCGTCTGCCCACCTGGCTGGAGGCCGCCGCCTTCACGCTGGTGGTTTGCAGCGTGATGTCCTGTGTCGCGGCACACCGGAAACCGGTACATCAGAGCAACGAGACCGGCTTAAACGCGCTGCTCTGA
- a CDS encoding ABC transporter ATP-binding protein translates to MRKSVLTIQDLSISFPAAKGRTTPVKSVSFDVREGEILGIVGESGSGKSLSCLAVAGLLPATALACGSVAIGGRTFAADYLQQALASKQLAPIGMIFQEPVSCLNPVRTVGEQIAEAARSAGHDAEQARQIALQLLKDVAIDEPERRYHDYPSQFSGGMCQRVMIATALALEPQLVIADEPTTALDVTVQAQVVSLLVSLVRNRGIAMIFISHDLDLIAEVCDRIVVMYGGEIMEVGTTENIYERPSHPYTRLLLDAMPGHGEPLTRLVEMPHSWRLDAAVSLTSAERLP, encoded by the coding sequence ATGCGCAAATCCGTTCTCACTATTCAAGACTTGAGCATTTCCTTTCCCGCCGCAAAGGGCAGGACGACGCCGGTTAAGTCGGTATCCTTTGACGTCAGGGAGGGCGAAATCCTGGGGATTGTGGGGGAGAGCGGTTCCGGAAAATCGCTGTCGTGCCTCGCCGTTGCCGGTCTGCTGCCGGCAACGGCCCTGGCTTGCGGTTCGGTCGCCATCGGCGGTCGGACGTTCGCCGCCGACTACCTGCAACAGGCGCTGGCGTCGAAACAACTTGCGCCGATCGGCATGATTTTTCAGGAACCGGTATCCTGCCTCAATCCGGTACGCACCGTTGGCGAGCAAATCGCCGAGGCGGCGCGAAGTGCCGGGCACGATGCGGAGCAAGCCCGCCAGATCGCGCTGCAACTCCTGAAAGACGTCGCCATCGACGAGCCGGAGAGGCGTTACCATGACTACCCTTCGCAATTTTCCGGCGGCATGTGCCAGCGCGTGATGATCGCCACGGCGCTGGCGCTGGAGCCGCAGCTCGTCATCGCCGACGAACCGACGACCGCACTCGACGTCACGGTTCAGGCTCAGGTGGTGTCGCTGCTGGTGTCGCTGGTGCGCAACCGCGGTATTGCCATGATTTTCATCAGCCACGACCTTGACCTGATCGCGGAGGTCTGCGATCGCATCGTCGTGATGTACGGCGGCGAGATCATGGAAGTCGGCACGACTGAAAACATCTATGAACGACCGAGCCATCCCTACACCCGGCTTTTGCTGGACGCGATGCCAGGGCACGGCGAACCGCTCACCCGACTGGTGGAAATGCCCCACAGCTGGCGGCTCGACGCTGCCGTATCCTTAACCTCAGCGGAGCGCTTACCATGA
- a CDS encoding glycerophosphodiester phosphodiesterase, with protein MNPLRMTPETIRLGGHRGHSAGAPENTLAAFKQAFEYGGCGVICETDLGITRDGELVLIHDNTVDRTTNGRGLVQNMSYAELSQLDAGQWFSHEFAGERVPRLKDALQLARELGILYQLELKLYDRNEVLFPKLSALIDELDCADLLQFSSFDYVQLKAVKAAIPEVPTVGLMHSRLIDPAALARQAHLDAMNIEIYHFASGEARQLHDEGFAAFLYLPGQEHQKRKDYGVDIEAQVVQWIRDGQLDQLLGDDVAQVARLKQQACG; from the coding sequence ATGAATCCGCTAAGAATGACGCCAGAGACTATACGTCTCGGCGGCCACCGCGGCCATAGCGCCGGGGCGCCGGAAAATACCCTCGCCGCGTTTAAACAGGCGTTTGAATACGGCGGCTGCGGCGTGATCTGTGAAACCGACCTCGGCATCACCCGCGATGGCGAACTGGTCCTGATTCACGACAATACGGTTGACCGCACCACCAACGGCCGCGGCCTGGTGCAAAACATGAGCTATGCCGAACTCTCCCAACTTGATGCCGGGCAATGGTTTAGCCATGAATTCGCCGGAGAGCGCGTTCCACGGCTCAAAGATGCGCTGCAGTTGGCCCGCGAGCTCGGCATCCTCTATCAGCTTGAACTCAAGTTATACGATCGGAATGAGGTGCTCTTCCCGAAGCTAAGCGCGCTGATTGATGAACTGGACTGCGCCGACCTGCTGCAATTTTCCTCGTTTGACTACGTTCAACTCAAAGCGGTGAAAGCGGCGATACCTGAAGTGCCGACCGTCGGCCTGATGCATTCGCGCTTGATCGACCCTGCCGCGCTGGCCCGGCAAGCCCATCTCGATGCGATGAACATTGAGATCTACCACTTTGCCAGCGGAGAGGCGCGCCAACTGCATGACGAGGGTTTTGCCGCATTCCTATACCTGCCGGGCCAGGAACACCAGAAGCGCAAGGACTACGGCGTCGATATCGAAGCTCAGGTGGTTCAATGGATTCGTGACGGCCAGTTGGATCAACTGCTTGGCGATGACGTTGCACAGGTGGCAAGGCTTAAACAGCAAGCTTGCGGCTGA
- a CDS encoding tRNA-binding protein, which produces MNAAITIEQFLDVDIRVGTIVRVEPFPQARKPAWKLDIDLGPEIGCKRSSAQITDLYTPDDLIGRQVACVVNLSPRRIGPFISEVLTLGFPDEKDRVVLIGPERAIPNGGRLF; this is translated from the coding sequence TTGAACGCCGCCATTACCATTGAACAATTTCTTGATGTCGACATCCGCGTGGGGACGATTGTCCGTGTCGAGCCGTTTCCACAAGCGCGCAAGCCTGCCTGGAAACTGGATATCGATCTTGGCCCGGAAATCGGCTGCAAACGGTCGAGCGCCCAGATAACCGACCTGTATACGCCCGATGATCTTATCGGCCGACAGGTGGCGTGCGTCGTCAACCTGTCGCCGCGTCGTATCGGGCCTTTTATCTCGGAGGTGCTGACGCTGGGTTTTCCGGATGAAAAAGACCGCGTGGTGCTGATAGGCCCGGAGAGAGCCATTCCTAATGGCGGGCGCTTGTTTTAA
- the pepT gene encoding peptidase T: MSHNQARQLTDRFYRYLAVTSQSDAAAATLPSTPGQMAMARLLAEELRALGLSQVEIDEHATVTAVKPGNTPSAPRIGFITHIDTVDVGLSPDIHPQILRFTGEDLCLNPAQDIWLRVSEHPEILPYRDQEIIFSDGTSVLGADNKAAVTVVMTLLENLRDDQPHGDIVVAFVPDEEIGLRGAKALDLARFDVDFAYTIDCCELGEVVYENFNAAAAEIRFTGVTAHPMSAKGVLVNPILMAHDFISRFDRRHTPEHTEGREGYVWFNDIHANANEAVLKASIRDFDLAGFEQRKQQIRDVTAQIAAHYPTGQVRCAIADIYGNISNALGDDRRALDLLFAAMNTLSITPKVIPMRGGTDGAALSAKGILTPNFFTGAHNFHSRFEFLPVPSFVKSYQVALTLCLLAAQQPSA, from the coding sequence ATGAGCCATAACCAGGCGCGTCAGTTGACCGACCGTTTCTACCGCTATCTGGCGGTCACCAGCCAAAGCGACGCCGCCGCGGCCACGTTGCCGAGCACGCCGGGCCAGATGGCGATGGCCCGCCTGCTGGCGGAAGAGCTGCGCGCGCTGGGGCTAAGTCAGGTGGAAATCGACGAGCACGCCACCGTTACCGCCGTGAAACCGGGCAACACGCCGTCCGCGCCGCGCATCGGCTTTATCACCCATATCGACACCGTGGATGTCGGCCTGTCGCCGGACATTCATCCGCAAATCCTGCGCTTTACCGGCGAAGACCTGTGTCTCAATCCGGCGCAGGACATCTGGCTGCGGGTCAGCGAACATCCGGAAATCCTGCCCTATCGCGATCAGGAGATTATTTTCAGCGACGGCACCAGCGTGCTGGGCGCGGACAACAAAGCCGCCGTCACCGTGGTGATGACGTTGCTGGAAAACCTGCGCGACGATCAGCCGCACGGCGATATCGTGGTGGCGTTCGTGCCGGATGAGGAAATCGGGCTAAGAGGCGCCAAGGCGCTGGATCTGGCGCGTTTCGACGTCGATTTCGCCTACACCATCGACTGCTGTGAACTGGGCGAAGTGGTGTACGAGAACTTTAACGCCGCCGCGGCGGAAATCCGCTTTACCGGCGTGACTGCGCACCCGATGTCGGCCAAAGGCGTGCTGGTCAACCCGATTCTGATGGCGCACGACTTCATCAGCCGGTTTGACCGCCGGCACACGCCGGAGCACACCGAAGGCCGCGAAGGCTACGTCTGGTTCAACGATATTCACGCCAACGCCAATGAGGCGGTGCTGAAAGCCTCGATTCGCGATTTCGATCTGGCAGGATTCGAGCAGCGCAAACAACAGATTCGCGACGTCACAGCGCAGATTGCCGCCCACTACCCTACCGGCCAGGTCCGTTGCGCCATCGCCGATATCTACGGCAACATCAGCAACGCGCTGGGAGACGACCGGCGGGCGCTGGACTTGTTGTTCGCCGCCATGAACACGCTGTCGATTACGCCGAAGGTAATTCCGATGCGCGGCGGCACCGACGGCGCGGCGCTGTCGGCCAAAGGCATTCTGACGCCGAACTTTTTTACCGGCGCGCACAACTTCCATTCACGCTTTGAGTTTCTGCCGGTGCCGTCGTTCGTCAAATCCTATCAGGTGGCGTTGACGCTGTGCCTGCTGGCGGCGCAGCAGCCTTCAGCCTGA
- a CDS encoding ABC transporter permease, with translation MLNIMTGSLLRAILTVFLVVTFTFVMLRISGDPMTSLLGVEAPPQVVDMLRQQWGLDRPVAEQYFTYLGRMLSGDFGTSLRSGQDALAIIIEKVPATLRLMAAALVLALAAGVPLGIVAARYRGGVVDRAVISLAVLTHSVPTFLTGILLIQLFAVKLRLLPSGGGATLAHMVMPTLVIGLYNAGVIARFVRSSALEVSGQRYILAARAKRVSEWGIIVRHVMPNAALPLLTLLGFLLGGMIGGSAVVEAVYAWPGVGLLLISSVASRDVAVVQAIVILITVAMVSANLLVDFLHVMADPRLRYAKRS, from the coding sequence ATGCTGAACATCATGACCGGCTCATTGTTGCGCGCGATATTGACGGTTTTCCTGGTGGTGACCTTTACCTTCGTCATGCTTCGCATCAGCGGCGACCCGATGACGTCACTCCTCGGCGTCGAAGCCCCGCCGCAGGTGGTCGACATGCTGCGCCAGCAATGGGGCCTGGATCGTCCCGTGGCCGAGCAGTATTTCACCTATCTCGGCCGTATGTTGAGCGGCGATTTCGGTACCTCGCTGCGAAGCGGTCAGGACGCGCTTGCCATCATCATCGAGAAGGTTCCGGCGACGCTGCGGCTGATGGCGGCCGCGCTGGTGCTGGCGCTGGCGGCGGGTGTCCCGTTAGGTATCGTCGCGGCACGGTATCGCGGCGGCGTTGTCGACCGCGCGGTGATTAGTCTCGCCGTGCTGACGCACTCTGTGCCGACCTTCCTGACCGGCATTCTCCTGATCCAGCTGTTTGCCGTAAAGCTGCGGCTTCTGCCTTCTGGCGGCGGGGCGACGCTCGCCCACATGGTGATGCCCACGCTGGTGATCGGGCTTTACAATGCCGGCGTCATCGCGAGGTTCGTTCGCTCAAGCGCGCTGGAGGTGAGTGGGCAACGTTACATCCTCGCCGCCCGGGCGAAGCGTGTATCGGAGTGGGGGATCATCGTGAGGCATGTGATGCCGAACGCGGCGCTTCCCTTGCTGACGCTGCTTGGATTCCTGCTCGGCGGAATGATTGGCGGCTCCGCGGTGGTTGAAGCGGTATACGCCTGGCCCGGCGTCGGCTTGCTGCTGATCAGTTCGGTCGCTTCCCGCGACGTCGCGGTGGTTCAGGCGATTGTCATTCTCATCACCGTCGCTATGGTCAGCGCAAATCTGCTGGTCGATTTCCTGCATGTGATGGCCGACCCCCGCCTGCGCTACGCGAAACGTTCTTGA